The genome window GCAAACTGCCTCCTGCCGCCTCTTTCCCCTCCACAGACTGGGACCTGCTTACACCTCGCAGAGCCAGGCTCAGGCGGGAGTGAAACTGAAGCCCCTGTTTCCACTCTCCCCGCCTTCCCTGACCTATAGAGGAATGAGGTCACTGCTACTTCTGGGGGACTCAGGccgggaggggcaggagaggcgGTTGGGGCCACAGGGGCCAAAACTATGTTACcccatggtgggggaggggctctgaCCTCCGCAGAGCCGCCAGACTCCGTGAGCTGCGGGGACAGGGGCCTAGGAAGGCTGCCCTGGGGGCAGACTAGGGATGACGGATTTGGTGGGTGGGGTGAGCTTCTGGAGTCCCAGCTGGGGCTTGGGGGAAAGGGCTGGTTTCTGGGGGACTGCGGGGGCCTGTGGCTGTGGGGCCAGCTGGGAAGCTGATGGACTTTGGCCCGGGCCAGTATCAGCCTGTGTTCCTTGTACCAGATCATGAGGCTGGGGCTGAAGGCAAGAGACTTTGCTCAGAGCTGGAGCTGGGGCTCTGGGTGGTGGTCCTGAGTGTTGAGGTCGGGCTGGGGGAGCAGGATCTGGCTGGGTTCTGGGGTCAAGGCTAGGGGTCTGTGTGTGGATCCCATTTCTAGAACTGATCTGGATTCTTGAGCTGGCCTGGCTTCTGGAGCTGGATTGGGTTTCAGAAGCAGATTCAGTTCTGGAGCCAAGGGGGACTCCAGAGCTGGGCTGTGTTCTTAAACTGGTCTGGGTTTCAGAGCTGGGCTGAACCCTGGGACTGAACTGGGTTCTGGAGCTGAGCTGGGCTCCAGAGATGGGCTGAATTCTTGCACTGTTCTGGGTCTCAGAGCTGAACTGTGTTCCAGAACTGGTCTGGGTTCTGGAGCTGGGTTGGGTTCCAAAAACAGGCTGGGTTCCGGAACTCAGGAGCACTCCAGAGCTGGGCTGAGTTCTTGAACTCATCTGGGTTTCAGAGCTGGGTTGAGTCTTGGAGCTGGACTGAATTCTTGGATTGCTCTGTATTCTGGAGCTGAGCTGGTTTCCAGAAGTGGTCTGGGTTCCCGAACTGAGATGGGCTTCAGAGCTGGGCTGAATTCTTGTTCCAGCCTGGGTCCCAGAGCTGCGCTGTGTCTCAGAGCTGAGCTGGATTCCAGAACTGGTCTGGGTTCTGGAGCTGAGTTGGGTTCCAGAGCTGGGCTGTATTTTTGAACTGGTCTGGGTTTCAGAGCTGGGTTGAGTCTCCGAGCTGAACTGAGTCCTGGAGCTAGACTGGGTTCTGGAGCTGAGCTGGGCTCCACAGCTGGGCTGAATTCTTGATCTTGTCTGAGTCCCAGAGCTGGACTGGACTTTAGAGATGAGCTGAGTTCCAGAGCTGGTCTGCTTCTCAGAGTCCAGCGCAACACCAGAGCTGCCATGGATTGTGGCCTGGAGTTGATATTGAGAACGTGGCAGGGTTTCCGAGATGAGCTGAGTCCCAGAGGTTTGCTGAgcccctgggtggggctgggtcctggAGCTGGGCCTGCTCTCGGAGCTCGACAGAGCTGTGGAGCTTAAGTCTGTTGCTGCATTGGTCTGGGTCCCACGACTTGGCTGGGTTCCAGGCTTTAGCTGGATTCTGGAACTCAGCTGGGTCTCGGCAATTGACTGTGTTTTACAGCTAAATGGGCTTTCAGAGCCAGTCTGTGCTCTAGAGCTGTGCTGAGTTCTGGAGCTGGGCAGGGTGGCTGAGCTGCACTGAACTCTGGAAATCAGCCTCACCTCACAGTCTGTCTGGGTCCCGGAGCTAGATGGCATTCTAGAGCTGCTCTGTGTTCTATAGTGAGCACGGGGCTCAGTGTCAAACTGAACTCTGgaggaggctccccctccagaGACGGTTGGGGGTCCAGAGCTTGTCTGAATCCTGGAGCTGGGCCTACTTGTTGCACTAGGCTGGGGTTTAGAGCTGGGCTCAGCCTCTGAGCTGGACTCATCACTGGAGCTGGACTGGGCCCCAGGATTGGGGTGAGTACTTGAGTGCAACTGGGTTTTAGAGCCAGGCTGGGGCCTGGACCTGGACTGGGCTGCAGCATGCATCTGGTTTCCTGAGCTGGTCTGAGTTCGTGAATAGGGTTGGGTTTGGGAACCCTCTTTGAATCCTGAGCTGGCATGGCTTCTGGAGCTGGGCTGCTTTTTGAGTCTCACCTGGGTTCCAGAACCAAGTGGCGTTCCTGAGCAGGTGTCCGGGTGCGGCTGTGTTGTGGTACTGTCACGCATTCCAGAGTCGGGTCGAGTTTTAAGGCAGGGCTTGGTCATAGAGCTTCCAGAATTAGGATTGATTTCACAGCTAAGCTGGGTCTTAAAACTTGTCTGAGTTCCAAAACTTGACTTCATGTCAGAGCTCAGCTTTTCTTCAGAGCTGTCCTGGGTTCTAGAAGAAAGCTGGGTTCTAGAACTGGgctgtgttctggagctgggctgGGTCTCAGAACTGGATGGGGTTCTAGTGATGAACTGGGCCTCTGAGCTATCCTGGGGTCCAGAGCAGGGCTTGACCTCAGAGCTGAGCTGGGTTCTAGAGCAGGGCTGGGTCTCACAGCTGGGCTTGATCTTGAAACTGGTATGGGTTCTAGAGGCGATCTTTGTCCCAGGGCTGTCCTGGGCTCTAGAGTGGGGCTGGGTTTTGGAGCTGGGCTGGGTTCTAGAGCAGGGCTGGGTCTCAGATCTGGGCTGGACTCTGGAACAGGGCTGCACTTTGGGAACTGGCtgggagggctggggcagggggctgggctgTGGGCTGGGGCGGCGCCCAGCCACAGGGCAGACTAGCCACAGGCCTCCCTGGCCTCGCCGATGGCGGCCCACACCTCCACCACAAACTCGTCCGGAAAGGCGAACTCGCCCAAGACGGAGTCTAAATGGCGCGCAAACTCCTGGACGCTCGCTGTCTCCTTGGATGTCTCCACCATGGTGGATGCTGCAGGCCAAGATGAGGGGAAGTGGGCGAGGGTGCTTCCCAGAGGGCCCCGCCTTCCCCGagggcccctgcctcctcccatgGACCGTCCTCCCCCTAGGGTCCACCCGGCTTACCCTGGCCCCTTACCCAGCTCTGGGTCCCGAATGCCCATGTAACTCTCCAGCAGGTCATCCACCCTCCGAGATGCCTCCTCTTCAAATTCACTGGGCTGGGGGTGTAGGGAGCATATCAGAGAGTCAGAAGCCTTGGATTCCTCCAGCCCAGCACCCCACCCCTCAGGGGACAGCAGATTGCGACCCACATGAGTCAGTGCTTCTGGTCCCACCATTATGTCTGACAGGGACCCGTTctgcaggtaaggaaactgaggctgggccAAGGAGAGGGTCTTACCCAAGGTCCTGCTGAGTCGGTGGTAGAGCTCTGGGTGCAAGAGCCCGCGAAGACGACCCCCTCCCTTCACTCACCATCTCCTCCACGGTGGCAGCCCCGCCAGCACGAAGCCG of Vicugna pacos chromosome 22, VicPac4, whole genome shotgun sequence contains these proteins:
- the LOC140688373 gene encoding uncharacterized protein, whose amino-acid sequence is MKSSFGTQTSFKTQLSCEINPNSGSSMTKPCLKTRPDSGMRDSTTTQPHPDTCSGTPLGSGTQVRLKKQPSSRSHASSGFKEGSQTQPYSRTQTSSGNQMHAAAQSRSRPQPGSKTQLHSSTHPNPGAQSSSSDESSSEAEPSSKPQPSATSRPSSRIQTSSGPPTVSGGGASSRVQFDTEPRAHYRTQSSSRMPSSSGTQTDCEVRLISRVQCSSATLPSSRTQHSSRAQTGSESPFSCKTQSIAETQLSSRIQLKPGTQPSRGTQTNAATDLSSTALSSSESRPSSRTQPHPGAQQTSGTQLISETLPRSQYQLQATIHGSSGVALDSEKQTSSGTQLISKVQSSSGTQTRSRIQPSCGAQLSSRTQSSSRTQFSSETQPSSETQTSSKIQPSSGTQLSSRTQTSSGIQLSSETQRSSGTQAGTRIQPSSEAHLSSGTQTTSGNQLSSRIQSNPRIQSSSKTQPSSETQMSSRTQPSSGVLLSSGTQPVFGTQPSSRTQTSSGTQFSSETQNSARIQPISGAQLSSRTQFSPRVQPSSETQTSLRTQPSSGVPLGSRTESASETQSSSRSQASSRIQISSRNGIHTQTPSLDPRTQPDPAPPARPQHSGPPPRAPAPALSKVSCLQPQPHDLVQGTQADTGPGQSPSASQLAPQPQAPAVPQKPALSPKPQLGLQKLTPPTKSVIPSLPPGQPS